A genomic window from Neorickettsia sennetsu str. Miyayama includes:
- a CDS encoding L-threonylcarbamoyladenylate synthase, giving the protein MIFETVSLLRVGGVVIFPTETVYALACDASNYRAMLRIYDIKQRNFRKSLPIMVAGISDLGSFASFNESQARLIQECCPGPVTFILKRKKSAHLRFRFPEKVAVRVPDSKVALKILRGFKRPVFATSVNLSGRPAVSNFTQIGSYIKKRVSRIICDNREVKGTASSIIDISGKRAVLVRKGAFSTSFVENLEFIE; this is encoded by the coding sequence ATGATCTTTGAGACAGTTAGTTTGCTACGTGTTGGTGGGGTTGTTATCTTTCCAACTGAGACTGTGTATGCGCTTGCTTGTGATGCATCAAATTATCGTGCCATGTTGCGGATATACGATATTAAACAAAGAAATTTCAGAAAGAGTTTGCCTATTATGGTGGCAGGTATTTCAGACTTAGGGAGCTTTGCATCATTTAATGAATCTCAAGCCAGGCTGATACAAGAATGTTGTCCTGGTCCAGTGACGTTCATACTTAAGCGTAAGAAAAGCGCTCATCTAAGGTTCAGGTTTCCGGAGAAAGTTGCAGTGAGAGTTCCGGACTCAAAAGTAGCACTTAAAATCCTTAGAGGATTCAAACGGCCAGTTTTCGCTACCAGTGTGAATCTCTCAGGTAGACCAGCGGTAAGCAATTTTACTCAAATAGGTAGTTATATAAAAAAAAGAGTCAGTCGCATCATATGTGATAACCGTGAAGTTAAAGGTACTGCTTCATCCATTATTGATATTTCTGGAAAAAGAGCCGTTTTAGTCCGAAAAGGAGCATTCA